From Candidatus Nitricoxidivorans perseverans, the proteins below share one genomic window:
- a CDS encoding BPSS1780 family membrane protein encodes MQARTLPARHGVLWLIAGFRLFRNNPPLLTALALGYLFLVVCLNLLPLIGPFLLPLALPALAVIVANGCRLVEGGRAGRALAAGMFTHGLRGQGAPLLRLGGLHLLGSLAILGIGMAMEGGSSPTSLAGLDPGNPEEGEKVLAAMLRLLVIAMPAIMAFWFAPLLTAWDGVAPMKSVFFSFVASWRNWRAFAAYGLAVALVAVVVPGLLLIAAGLISQPLVQALSVALRMVMVFVGAPVMMASVYLSYRDVFHSPQVNDEA; translated from the coding sequence ATGCAGGCCAGAACGCTTCCCGCCCGCCACGGCGTCCTGTGGCTTATCGCCGGCTTCCGGCTGTTCCGGAACAATCCGCCGCTGCTCACGGCCCTGGCACTGGGTTATCTGTTCCTTGTCGTCTGCCTCAACCTGCTGCCCCTGATCGGCCCCTTCCTCCTGCCGCTGGCGCTACCGGCGCTGGCCGTGATCGTCGCCAACGGCTGCCGCCTCGTGGAGGGCGGCCGGGCGGGCCGGGCGCTTGCCGCTGGCATGTTCACGCACGGGCTGCGCGGACAGGGTGCGCCGCTGCTGCGCCTGGGCGGCCTGCACCTGCTCGGCTCCCTCGCGATTCTCGGCATCGGCATGGCGATGGAAGGCGGGTCGTCGCCGACATCGCTCGCCGGCCTCGACCCGGGCAACCCGGAAGAAGGGGAAAAAGTGCTCGCCGCCATGCTGCGCCTGCTGGTGATCGCCATGCCGGCCATCATGGCCTTCTGGTTTGCGCCGCTGCTCACCGCCTGGGACGGCGTGGCGCCGATGAAATCCGTGTTCTTCAGCTTCGTCGCCAGCTGGCGCAACTGGCGCGCATTCGCGGCCTATGGCCTGGCCGTGGCCCTCGTTGCCGTCGTCGTTCCCGGCCTGCTGCTGATCGCGGCGGGCCTGATCTCCCAGCCCCTGGTGCAGGCGCTGTCCGTCGCCCTGCGCATGGTGATGGTCTTCGTCGGCGCGCCGGTCATGATGGCCAGCGTCTATCTCAGCTACCGGGACGTGTTCCATTCCCCGCAGGTCAACGATGAGGCCTGA
- a CDS encoding rhodanese-like domain-containing protein translates to MQQISATQLRQWLDDPVREKPVLLDVREPWEFDVCRIGGAKPMPMRAVPARHMELNREAETVVVCHHGARSYQVAMFLEQMGFTRIYNLYGGMAAWSRDADPATPTY, encoded by the coding sequence ATGCAACAGATCAGCGCAACCCAGCTCAGGCAGTGGCTCGACGATCCCGTCCGGGAGAAGCCCGTGCTGCTTGACGTGCGCGAACCCTGGGAATTCGACGTCTGCCGCATCGGGGGCGCGAAACCGATGCCCATGCGCGCGGTGCCGGCGCGCCACATGGAGCTGAACCGCGAGGCCGAGACGGTGGTCGTCTGCCACCATGGCGCCCGCAGCTACCAAGTGGCCATGTTCCTTGAACAAATGGGTTTTACCCGCATTTACAATCTTTACGGCGGCATGGCCGCCTGGTCGCGGGACGCGGATCCCGCAACGCCCACTTATTGA
- a CDS encoding TolC family outer membrane protein, which produces MQKTLTLLIAALASTTAAHAGDLLMAYREALAHDAQFAAARASLDAGREKLPQGRAGLLPTIGLSANTTHNDADTTSRATGVTAGAQYNSNGWTVSLSQPVFRWQNWTGYRKGELAVVQAEAQFGAAKQDLAVRVAQAYFDVLLAQEAVATAQAQKTAIAEQLESAKRNFEVGTATITDTHEAQARFDLATAQEIAAQNDLTVRRQTLSSITGKTPDTLKAFRGGAKIGPPQPDDMGRWAQTAETGNLAVQQAQVGLEIAGREVETQKAGHYPTLDLVATHGRSGTGYSSSGGGGSDGKSSTIGLQLAIPIFSGGATASKEREAVALREKALADLDNARRAAALSARQAYLGVTSGLAQIKAYEAALASSQSALDSNKLGYEVGVRINIDVLNAQGQLFDTRQKLAKARLDTLAAQLKLKAAAGTLSEEDVAAINALLE; this is translated from the coding sequence ATGCAAAAAACGCTCACCCTGTTGATCGCCGCGCTGGCCAGCACGACGGCCGCCCATGCCGGCGACCTGCTCATGGCCTACCGCGAGGCGCTCGCCCACGACGCCCAGTTCGCCGCCGCGCGTGCCAGTCTCGATGCCGGCCGTGAGAAGCTGCCGCAGGGCCGCGCCGGCCTGTTGCCCACGATCGGGCTTTCGGCCAACACAACGCACAACGACGCGGATACGACCTCGCGCGCCACCGGCGTTACCGCCGGCGCGCAATACAACAGCAACGGCTGGACGGTGAGCCTCTCCCAGCCGGTATTCCGCTGGCAGAACTGGACGGGCTACCGGAAGGGGGAGTTGGCCGTCGTCCAGGCCGAGGCCCAGTTCGGCGCCGCGAAACAGGATCTGGCCGTGCGCGTCGCCCAGGCGTACTTCGACGTGCTGCTGGCCCAGGAGGCCGTCGCCACCGCGCAGGCCCAGAAAACGGCCATCGCGGAGCAGCTCGAATCGGCGAAGCGCAACTTCGAGGTCGGCACCGCCACCATCACCGACACCCACGAAGCCCAGGCCCGCTTCGATCTGGCGACCGCGCAAGAGATCGCGGCGCAGAACGATCTCACGGTCAGGCGCCAGACGCTCTCTTCCATTACCGGCAAGACGCCGGACACCCTGAAGGCCTTTCGCGGCGGCGCGAAAATCGGCCCCCCGCAGCCGGATGACATGGGCAGATGGGCGCAGACGGCGGAGACCGGCAACCTGGCGGTGCAGCAGGCGCAGGTGGGCCTCGAGATCGCCGGGCGGGAAGTGGAGACGCAGAAGGCGGGCCACTACCCGACCCTCGACCTGGTGGCCACCCACGGCAGGAGCGGTACCGGCTACAGTTCATCGGGCGGCGGCGGCAGCGACGGCAAGTCCTCCACCATCGGCCTGCAACTGGCGATCCCCATCTTCTCCGGCGGCGCCACGGCGTCGAAGGAGCGCGAGGCCGTCGCCCTGCGCGAAAAGGCGCTGGCCGATCTCGACAACGCCCGCCGCGCCGCCGCCCTGTCGGCCCGCCAGGCCTACCTGGGCGTGACGTCCGGCCTGGCCCAGATCAAGGCGTATGAGGCGGCCCTGGCCTCGTCGCAGTCGGCGCTCGATTCCAACAAGCTCGGCTATGAGGTCGGCGTGCGCATCAACATCGACGTACTGAACGCCCAGGGCCAGCTCTTCGATACCCGCCAGAAGCTGGCCAAGGCGCGCCTGGACACGCTGGCGGCTCAGCTCAAGCTCAAGGCCGCCGCCGGCACGCTGTCCGAGGAGGATGTGGCGGCGATCAACGCGTTGCTTGAATAG